In one Bufo gargarizans isolate SCDJY-AF-19 chromosome 11, ASM1485885v1, whole genome shotgun sequence genomic region, the following are encoded:
- the PSMC1 gene encoding 26S proteasome regulatory subunit 4, which translates to MGQSQSGGHGPGGGKKDDKDKKKKYEPPVPTRVGKKKKKTKGPDAASKLPLVTPHTQCRLKLLKLERIKDYLLMEEEFIRNQEQMKPLEEKQEEERSKVDDLRGTPMSVGTLEEIIDDNHAIVSTSVGSEHYVSILSFVDKDLLEPGCSVLLNHKVHAVIGVLMDDTDPLVTVMKVEKAPQETYADIGGLDNQIQEIKESVELPLTHPEYYEEMGIKPPKGVILYGQPGTGKTLLAKAVANQTSATFLRVVGSELIQKYLGDGPKLVRELFRVAEEHAPSIVFIDEIDAIGTKRYDSNSGGEREIQRTMLELLNQLDGFDSRGDVKVIMATNRIETLDPALIRPGRIDRKIEFPLPDEKTKKRIFQIHTSRMTLATDVTLDELIMAKDDLSGADIKAICTEAGLMALRERRMKVTNEDFKKSKENVLYKKQEGTPEGLYL; encoded by the exons ATG GGTCAAAGTCAGAGCGGTGGACATGGTCCCGGGGGAGGGAAGAAGGATGACAAG GACAAGAAGAAGAAGTACGAGCCACCCGTCCCCACCAGGGTTggcaagaagaaaaagaagacgAAGGGTCCCGATGCCGCCAGCAAACTTCCACTGG TCACTCCCCATACACAGTGCAGATTGAAGCTGCTGAAGCTGGAGAGGATAAAGGACTATCTTCTCATGGAGGAAGAGTTCATCAGGAACCAGGAGCAGATGAAGCCactggaggagaagcaggag GAAGAGAGATCTAAGGTGGATGACCTGCGAGGGACACCCATGTCAGTGGGAACCTTGGAGGAAATCATCGATGATAACCATGCCATTGTCTCTACATCGGTGGGATCAGAGCATTATGTCAGCATCCTTTCATTTGTGGACAAAGATCTGCTGGAGCCGGGGTGCTCTGTCTTACTGAACCACAAA GTTCATGCTGTGATCGGGGTCCTCATGGATGACACAGACCCTCTGGTGACTGTGATGAAAGTGGAGAAGGCTCCTCAGGAGACATATGCTGATATCGGAGGACTGGATAACCAGATCCAGGAAATTAAG GAATCTGTGGAGCTTCCCCTCACCCACCCAGAGTATTACGAAGAGATGGGCATTAAACCACCAAAAGGTGTCATCCTCTACGGCCAGCCCGGCACAG GTAAAACCCTTCTGGCCAAAGCTGTAGCCAACCAGACGTCTGCCACCTTCCTGAGGGTGGTGGGCTCAGAGCTGATCCAGAAATACCTGGGTGATGGTCCTAAGCTGGTCCGTGAGCTGTTTAGAGTGGCAGAAGAACATGCACCATCtatagtgtttattgatgagaTTGATGCCATTGGCACAAAGAG ATACGACTCAAACTCGGGTGGCGAACGAGAGATTCAGCGAACCATGTTGGAGCTGCTCAACCAGCTGGATGGCTTTGATTCTCGGGGCGATGTGAAAGTCATAATGGCCACCAACAGAATAGAAACACTGGATCCAGCACTTATTAGACCAG GTCGTATCGACAGAAAGATTGAATTCCCTCTACCAGATGAAAAGACAAAGAAGAGAATCTTCCAGATCCACACAAGCCGCATGACTCTGGCTACTGATGTCACACTGGATGAATTAATCATGGCAAAAGACGACCTGTCCGGAGCAGATATAAAG GCCATATGTACAGAGGCCGGGCTGATGGCGCTCCGAGAGAGGAGGATGAAAGTCACCAATGAAGATTTCAAGAAATCTAAAGAGAACGTCTTGTACAAGAAACAAGAAGGCACGCCGGAGGGGTTGTATCTGTAA